In one Thermococcus sp. 2319x1 genomic region, the following are encoded:
- a CDS encoding NfeD family protein: MKAYVKNTLKTLSILADEIVVGVFLFFVLPRVGIEVPLKPALAVIGFLVFKDIIAVKFLWEVFEKRAEVGPEALIGKEATVIEDLSPKGVVKVGNELWIAECINGSAKTGEKVRIIQVRGTKLLVERQG; this comes from the coding sequence ATGAAGGCCTACGTCAAAAACACCCTCAAAACCCTCAGCATATTGGCAGATGAGATAGTTGTTGGAGTATTTCTGTTCTTTGTTTTGCCGAGAGTCGGGATAGAGGTTCCTTTAAAACCCGCTCTTGCTGTAATAGGTTTTCTTGTTTTTAAAGATATCATTGCCGTTAAGTTCCTCTGGGAGGTCTTTGAGAAAAGAGCAGAGGTTGGGCCCGAGGCATTGATTGGAAAAGAAGCAACCGTGATTGAAGATTTAAGCCCAAAAGGGGTTGTAAAAGTAGGAAACGAGCTGTGGATAGCTGAATGCATAAATGGAAGCGCCAAAACCGGGGAGAAGGTCAGGATAATCCAAGTTAGGGGCACTAAGCTGCTCGTGGAACGCCAAGGGTAG
- a CDS encoding secondary thiamine-phosphate synthase enzyme YjbQ, producing the protein MILEIEIPTKEEFELIDITPLVNEKIRESGIKEGIAVIFTTHTTTALFINENESGLLEDVKEFFESFIPKGKGYKHDRIDRNAHSHLRSILLNPSLTIPIKDGKLLLGTWQSVIFAELDGPRRRKVFVKICEC; encoded by the coding sequence ATGATCCTCGAGATTGAGATTCCAACAAAAGAGGAGTTCGAACTTATTGACATCACCCCCTTGGTAAACGAGAAGATACGGGAGAGCGGGATAAAAGAGGGAATAGCCGTGATTTTTACAACACACACAACAACAGCCCTTTTCATCAACGAGAATGAGAGCGGCCTTCTTGAAGATGTCAAAGAGTTCTTTGAAAGTTTTATTCCCAAGGGGAAGGGTTACAAACACGATAGAATAGACAGAAATGCCCACTCCCATTTAAGGAGCATCCTTTTGAACCCAAGCCTTACAATTCCAATAAAAGACGGAAAACTCTTGCTCGGGACGTGGCAAAGCGTGATTTTTGCTGAGCTAGATGGACCAAGGAGAAGAAAGGTTTTTGTAAAAATATGTGAGTGCTAA
- a CDS encoding Era-like GTP-binding protein, which yields MIKVAIIGAENVGKSTLMNALLGRKVSETQPIPGTTKGVIRRAFGTVKIPKTIKNPLGGADELVLIDTAGLYDPQHELRGKVLSEEKFKELLKEIVSADIVIHMIDAQYGLHRGMEKLHHLLKFRYDKPIIVVVNKIDLVPREKVEELREVIKKRLEQEPILLSLVTYEGFNELLERLAYYAQYARRS from the coding sequence ATGATAAAGGTTGCGATTATCGGTGCTGAAAACGTTGGCAAATCCACGCTCATGAATGCCCTCCTGGGAAGGAAAGTATCTGAAACACAACCCATCCCCGGCACCACAAAAGGAGTCATAAGAAGGGCTTTTGGGACGGTTAAGATTCCGAAAACAATAAAGAACCCCCTTGGAGGTGCTGACGAGCTGGTTTTAATAGACACGGCCGGATTGTACGACCCGCAGCACGAACTTAGGGGAAAAGTTCTGAGCGAGGAAAAGTTCAAGGAGCTCCTGAAGGAAATCGTCTCGGCGGACATAGTTATTCATATGATAGATGCCCAGTATGGCCTCCATAGGGGAATGGAAAAGCTTCATCATCTGCTAAAGTTTAGGTACGATAAGCCTATAATAGTTGTTGTCAATAAGATAGACCTTGTGCCGAGAGAAAAGGTCGAAGAGCTCAGGGAAGTCATCAAGAAGAGACTTGAGCAGGAGCCGATACTGCTGTCTCTGGTTACCTATGAAGGGTTTAACGAGCTTTTGGAAAGGCTGGCGTATTACGCTCAGTACGCCAGGAGGTCTTGA
- a CDS encoding TRM11 family methyltransferase, whose amino-acid sequence MYALIYGKNPKLSEAEFWAFVRRFGLKVSVVESSKDWILFEGDRSVERLFHRLGGSLKLIKIIGEGEEAIKDLEYAKLFTVSLYGKNDWKLWRKLGSEIKKHFKSQGTSKFFKPAKVYAMPSELILKGFPEVKDFVFLFGKKVYVGETVAITDPFELKKLDVERPVERAIFSIPPRLARIMVNLTEVKQGNFLDPFCGIGTIVQEFLLQGLNAYGSDSNPKAIHGAKENLKWLKKEFKVKRTAHLEVCDARKLKRCFRIRFDAIVTEPYMGKPLKYHPTKDEAINLANELDRFYYQVFDSFRDVLKRNGKVVFVFPAYKLSDGKIYRKDRKWLGKLGFEVLGKYTDFEARHRVVRDIHVLKFKG is encoded by the coding sequence ATGTATGCGCTCATCTATGGAAAGAATCCAAAGCTCAGTGAAGCTGAATTCTGGGCTTTTGTGAGGAGATTTGGGTTAAAAGTTAGTGTAGTTGAGAGCTCAAAAGACTGGATACTTTTTGAAGGTGATAGAAGCGTAGAAAGGCTTTTCCATAGACTTGGCGGTTCTTTGAAGCTGATAAAAATTATTGGAGAAGGAGAAGAGGCTATAAAAGACTTAGAGTATGCAAAGCTCTTCACCGTGAGTCTTTATGGAAAAAACGACTGGAAGCTCTGGAGAAAGCTTGGGAGCGAGATAAAGAAGCATTTCAAGTCTCAAGGCACAAGCAAGTTCTTCAAACCCGCAAAGGTCTATGCAATGCCCTCTGAGCTCATCCTGAAGGGCTTTCCCGAGGTTAAGGACTTCGTCTTTCTCTTTGGAAAAAAGGTCTACGTGGGAGAAACAGTGGCCATAACTGACCCGTTTGAACTCAAAAAACTTGACGTTGAAAGACCCGTAGAGAGGGCGATCTTCTCAATTCCCCCGCGTTTAGCGAGAATAATGGTAAACCTCACAGAGGTAAAGCAGGGCAACTTCCTTGATCCCTTCTGCGGGATAGGGACTATAGTGCAGGAGTTTTTGCTTCAAGGTTTAAATGCTTACGGGAGTGATTCCAATCCAAAAGCTATTCACGGAGCCAAAGAAAACCTGAAGTGGTTGAAGAAGGAGTTTAAAGTAAAGAGAACGGCCCATCTTGAAGTGTGTGATGCGAGAAAGCTCAAAAGGTGCTTTAGAATTAGGTTTGACGCTATTGTTACGGAGCCCTATATGGGCAAGCCACTAAAGTATCATCCCACAAAAGATGAGGCAATAAATCTTGCCAACGAGCTCGATAGATTTTATTATCAGGTTTTTGATAGTTTTAGAGATGTTTTAAAGAGAAACGGAAAGGTTGTGTTCGTTTTTCCAGCATACAAGCTCAGCGATGGTAAAATTTACCGCAAAGACAGGAAGTGGCTTGGAAAGCTTGGCTTTGAAGTTTTAGGGAAATACACGGACTTTGAAGCGAGGCACAGGGTTGTTAGGGACATTCACGTGCTGAAATTTAAGGGGTGA
- a CDS encoding radical SAM protein, with product MRVVKTRAKSIYTKSGIPGVDYVVNQYVGCQFGCKYCYAKFICKWKPHGEWGTWVEVKTNAPELARKRVYGEVFMSSISDPYQPIEKELKLTRRTLEMMNKKNKLSILTKSPLVVRDVDLFKLFNEIEVGLTINSFEGKEKQLIEPFTPSQKLRIDALKALKEEGVKNYAFISPIIPEITDVEEIIRETRDFADSCFFEMLNLKAAGREFRGLLRENFPESYEAMVDDDKFWRFVKSLISLIKRLNIRTGGIEVHKRGWEFIEVR from the coding sequence ATGAGGGTTGTTAAGACCAGAGCAAAAAGCATCTACACAAAAAGCGGAATTCCGGGAGTGGATTACGTTGTAAATCAGTATGTAGGATGTCAGTTTGGGTGTAAATACTGCTACGCAAAGTTCATTTGCAAGTGGAAGCCCCATGGCGAGTGGGGAACATGGGTGGAGGTAAAGACCAACGCCCCTGAGCTTGCAAGGAAGAGGGTCTATGGAGAAGTCTTTATGTCGAGCATCTCCGATCCGTATCAGCCCATAGAGAAGGAGCTCAAGCTAACGAGAAGAACCCTTGAGATGATGAACAAGAAGAATAAACTCAGCATTCTGACAAAGTCCCCTCTCGTGGTTAGAGACGTTGACCTTTTCAAGCTCTTCAACGAAATCGAAGTTGGATTGACAATAAACAGCTTTGAGGGGAAGGAAAAGCAGCTCATAGAGCCCTTTACCCCTTCACAGAAGCTCAGGATAGATGCCTTGAAGGCACTCAAAGAGGAGGGAGTGAAAAACTACGCCTTCATAAGCCCGATTATTCCCGAGATTACCGATGTGGAGGAGATAATAAGGGAAACAAGGGACTTCGCTGATTCCTGCTTTTTCGAGATGCTCAACTTGAAGGCCGCCGGCAGGGAGTTTCGAGGGCTATTAAGGGAGAACTTCCCGGAAAGCTATGAAGCTATGGTTGACGATGATAAGTTCTGGCGTTTCGTCAAGAGCCTAATAAGCCTAATAAAACGCTTGAACATAAGGACAGGGGGAATAGAAGTTCACAAGAGAGGCTGGGAATTTATAGAGGTGAGGTAA
- a CDS encoding heparan-alpha-glucosaminide N-acetyltransferase, whose product MFGSEVYSKRFWEVDFVRGIALIMMLISNFVTDLQFFLGYSEHKLFWRLFAYATASLFVSISGLSLWISHARGRKSPKKYLLRFTKLFGLGLLITLITSMLLDKGTIYFGVLHFLGVASLLIIPFYPLGWKNIFPAVLFLLGGQIVKNVHVDTLLFLPLGITPREFFTLDYFPIFPWFGVFLLGTSTGALIYPEGKRKFKTSLPKIPPVEFICFMGRNTLGIYLIHQPVFVGFFMLLYGGLPNLGV is encoded by the coding sequence ATGTTCGGGAGTGAAGTTTATTCAAAGCGCTTTTGGGAGGTCGACTTCGTTAGAGGAATAGCGTTAATCATGATGTTAATTTCAAATTTTGTCACCGATTTGCAGTTCTTTCTTGGCTATTCCGAGCACAAACTCTTTTGGAGGCTCTTCGCCTATGCGACCGCCTCCCTCTTTGTTTCAATTTCCGGGCTATCGCTCTGGATAAGTCATGCAAGGGGAAGAAAAAGCCCCAAAAAATATCTGCTCAGGTTCACAAAGCTGTTCGGCCTTGGTTTGCTCATAACCCTCATCACATCTATGCTGCTGGATAAAGGGACAATCTACTTTGGAGTTCTGCATTTCTTAGGCGTCGCAAGTTTGCTCATAATTCCCTTCTACCCCCTTGGATGGAAAAACATCTTTCCCGCAGTTCTCTTTCTCCTTGGAGGTCAAATCGTGAAGAACGTTCACGTCGACACCTTGCTCTTTCTTCCCTTGGGAATAACTCCTCGCGAGTTCTTTACTCTTGATTACTTCCCGATTTTCCCGTGGTTTGGAGTTTTCCTTCTGGGAACCTCCACTGGGGCGTTAATCTATCCCGAAGGAAAGAGAAAATTCAAAACAAGCCTGCCAAAAATTCCCCCCGTAGAGTTTATCTGCTTTATGGGGAGGAACACCTTAGGGATTTACCTCATCCATCAGCCGGTTTTTGTAGGATTTTTCATGCTTCTCTACGGCGGTTTGCCCAACTTAGGGGTGTGA